One Pseudomonas brassicacearum genomic region harbors:
- a CDS encoding dihydroxy-acid dehydratase has protein sequence MPKKLRSNFPYGSYLWAVRAAQWRALGIDESELEKPKIAIVNSSSNLAICFSHLDGIAEVLKQSIREAGALPFEIRTAAPSDFITGAGAGGAYMLAARDLITNDIEVAVEGAQLDGMICLASCDKTVPGQLMAAARLNIPTLVVVCGYQPSGEYNGKHVDIEDVFISSMHVVTGKLPVEELAGMARNAIKGPGVCSGMGTANSMHLVCEALGMALPGSTPIAANSPQMFDFVRQAGQRIVEMIEEDLKPRDILTPHAFANAVATILAAGGSVNTIKHMQAVAAEGGVEVDVYQLFRDLGNKVPVLVGVRPVGEHSIEQMEAAGGGRGQLKRLEPLLHGDVLTVTGKTLKQNLQGVTVSDDAVIRPLDNPFATQPAIVMLSGNIAPQAGIVKYGIDPNKMRRFEGPAICFERSADAIEALQDGRIQPGHVVVMRGAGVRGGPAMGGGASKVVFAIDGAGLGDHVAMLTDGHLSGLVCKGLVVAEVAPEAAVGGPLALVEDGDIITIDLDHNRLDAHISEIDMQARRARWQPLAPQFGGGWLDIYRHNVSSMERGAVLIKPRDITHAGEQPQ, from the coding sequence AGCAATTTCCCCTATGGCTCCTATTTATGGGCTGTGCGCGCCGCCCAGTGGCGTGCCTTGGGCATTGACGAAAGCGAGTTGGAGAAACCCAAGATCGCTATCGTGAACTCATCGTCCAACCTGGCGATCTGCTTCAGTCACCTGGATGGCATCGCGGAGGTCCTCAAGCAGTCAATACGCGAGGCCGGTGCCCTGCCCTTCGAAATTCGCACCGCCGCGCCCAGCGACTTCATCACCGGCGCCGGTGCCGGGGGCGCCTACATGCTCGCCGCCCGCGACCTCATCACCAACGACATCGAAGTCGCGGTCGAAGGAGCGCAGCTCGACGGCATGATCTGCCTGGCCTCTTGCGATAAAACGGTACCCGGCCAACTGATGGCGGCCGCCCGCCTGAATATCCCGACCCTGGTGGTGGTGTGCGGGTACCAGCCAAGCGGCGAATACAACGGCAAGCATGTCGATATCGAAGACGTGTTCATCAGTTCCATGCATGTGGTGACTGGCAAATTGCCGGTCGAGGAGCTGGCCGGCATGGCCCGCAATGCCATCAAGGGCCCCGGGGTCTGCTCGGGGATGGGCACCGCCAACTCGATGCACCTGGTGTGCGAAGCCCTGGGCATGGCCCTGCCTGGCAGCACGCCAATTGCCGCCAACAGCCCGCAGATGTTCGACTTCGTGCGCCAGGCCGGCCAACGTATTGTGGAAATGATCGAGGAAGACCTCAAACCCCGGGATATCCTGACCCCCCATGCCTTCGCCAACGCCGTCGCGACCATTCTCGCCGCGGGCGGCTCCGTCAACACCATCAAACATATGCAGGCGGTGGCCGCCGAAGGCGGCGTTGAGGTCGACGTCTACCAACTCTTCAGGGACCTGGGAAACAAGGTGCCGGTGCTGGTCGGTGTACGGCCGGTGGGAGAACACAGCATCGAGCAAATGGAGGCCGCGGGCGGTGGGCGTGGGCAGCTCAAGCGCCTGGAACCGCTGTTGCATGGAGACGTGCTGACGGTCACCGGAAAAACCCTCAAGCAAAACCTGCAAGGGGTGACCGTCAGTGATGACGCGGTGATCCGCCCGTTGGACAACCCCTTCGCCACCCAGCCCGCCATCGTGATGCTGAGCGGTAACATCGCGCCCCAGGCGGGCATCGTCAAATACGGCATCGACCCGAACAAGATGCGCCGCTTCGAAGGCCCTGCGATCTGTTTCGAGCGCTCCGCCGATGCCATCGAAGCCTTGCAGGATGGGCGCATACAGCCTGGCCACGTGGTGGTCATGCGCGGTGCCGGTGTGCGCGGCGGCCCGGCCATGGGCGGCGGCGCTTCGAAAGTGGTGTTCGCCATCGACGGCGCCGGGCTCGGCGACCACGTGGCCATGCTGACAGACGGCCACCTTTCAGGGTTGGTGTGCAAGGGCCTGGTGGTGGCCGAAGTCGCCCCTGAAGCGGCCGTCGGTGGTCCGTTGGCGCTGGTCGAGGACGGCGACATCATCACCATCGATCTGGACCACAACCGCCTCGACGCCCATATCAGCGAAATCGACATGCAGGCGCGGCGCGCCCGTTGGCAGCCTCTGGCACCGCAGTTCGGCGGCGGCTGGCTGGATATCTACCGCCATAACGTGTCCTCCATGGAACGCGGTGCGGTACTGATCAAGCCGCGCGACATCACCCACGCCGGAGAGCAACCGCAATGA
- a CDS encoding aconitase X, with protein MRLRDDEKAMLAGDQGPAVQKAMDLLVRYGEALDAQCLVDTRNVAGTIGATTPFLRQYAEREGGMDAVFSEFNLDSAEVVQIPKVKVFSSHLQQGIDPRHASRQGIGEDVVRIYETGQAYSSGLGVQPLNTCTPYQVGNVPVKGEHCAWMESSAVIYINSVLGARTNAEGRESTGAAMLTGKIPYWGLHLDENRRGTHLIQLDIDVNTTADWGLLGYWVGEQVQDCIPVIEGVSHQPNLARLKHFGAAAASSGGVEMYHLVGVTPEAPTREQAFGATRPSATLRFGEAERRWAYEQVNVTGHDAQVDFVMLGCPHYSLEQIWEICQLLEGQRLNANTELWIFTAASIKQLADVAGYTRIIEQAGGHVMTDTCSAIGKVLPKGTRVAAVDSAKQAHYLPAIMGIQAWFGTTAECIQAAIDGRWKGVLK; from the coding sequence ATGAGATTGCGCGACGACGAGAAAGCCATGCTCGCCGGCGATCAAGGCCCGGCGGTGCAGAAAGCCATGGATCTGCTGGTGCGTTATGGTGAGGCCCTGGATGCACAGTGCTTGGTGGATACCCGGAATGTGGCCGGAACCATCGGTGCCACCACCCCTTTCCTGCGTCAGTACGCCGAGCGTGAGGGTGGCATGGACGCGGTGTTCAGCGAGTTCAACCTCGACAGCGCCGAGGTGGTCCAAATCCCCAAGGTCAAGGTATTCAGCAGTCACCTGCAGCAAGGCATCGACCCCAGGCACGCCAGCCGCCAAGGCATTGGCGAAGACGTGGTGCGCATTTATGAAACCGGCCAGGCCTACAGCAGCGGCCTGGGCGTACAGCCGTTGAATACCTGCACGCCTTATCAAGTCGGCAACGTACCGGTGAAAGGCGAGCACTGCGCCTGGATGGAATCCTCAGCGGTGATCTATATCAACTCGGTCCTCGGCGCCCGAACCAATGCCGAGGGCCGGGAAAGCACTGGCGCGGCGATGCTGACCGGCAAGATCCCCTATTGGGGCCTGCACTTGGACGAGAACCGTCGCGGCACCCACCTGATCCAGTTGGATATAGACGTGAACACCACCGCCGACTGGGGACTGCTCGGCTACTGGGTCGGTGAACAGGTGCAGGATTGCATCCCGGTCATCGAGGGTGTGAGCCACCAGCCCAACCTGGCTCGCCTCAAGCACTTCGGCGCGGCGGCAGCTTCCAGCGGTGGCGTGGAGATGTATCACCTGGTCGGGGTCACGCCTGAAGCACCCACCCGCGAGCAAGCGTTCGGCGCTACCCGGCCTTCAGCCACCTTGCGCTTTGGTGAAGCCGAACGACGCTGGGCCTACGAGCAAGTCAACGTCACGGGGCACGATGCGCAAGTCGATTTCGTCATGCTGGGCTGCCCGCATTACAGCCTCGAACAAATCTGGGAAATCTGCCAACTGCTGGAAGGCCAGCGCCTGAATGCAAACACCGAGCTCTGGATATTTACCGCGGCGTCGATCAAGCAACTGGCTGACGTGGCCGGCTACACCCGCATCATTGAGCAGGCCGGTGGTCATGTGATGACCGATACCTGCTCGGCAATCGGCAAGGTGCTGCCCAAGGGCACGCGGGTGGCGGCCGTGGACTCGGCCAAACAGGCCCATTACCTGCCGGCGATCATGGGTATCCAGGCGTGGTTCGGCACCACCGCCGAATGCATCCAGGCGGCCATCGACGGTCGTTGGAAAGGAGTACTGAAATGA
- a CDS encoding aconitase X swivel domain-containing protein, which produces MSATFTLRGRKVVGGCFEGEALVTRDRISGWGGIDPRSGTIIETRHELKGISFAGKVLVFPGAKGSSGWSSQFHIARLAGVAPGAMLFNEMTAKMGLGAVVVHAPAMTGFTEDPLERIRTGDWVRVDADAGIVEVTPRLSRSDPPIPQQPNGPQRTPAPS; this is translated from the coding sequence ATGAGCGCGACCTTTACGCTGCGAGGCCGCAAGGTCGTTGGCGGCTGCTTCGAAGGTGAAGCCTTGGTGACCCGTGACCGCATCTCTGGCTGGGGCGGCATCGACCCACGCAGCGGCACGATCATTGAGACCCGCCACGAACTCAAGGGCATCAGTTTTGCTGGCAAGGTCCTGGTGTTTCCGGGCGCCAAGGGCTCGTCCGGCTGGTCCTCGCAGTTCCATATCGCGCGTCTCGCCGGCGTGGCCCCTGGCGCCATGCTGTTCAATGAAATGACCGCAAAAATGGGCCTGGGCGCGGTGGTCGTACACGCACCCGCCATGACCGGTTTTACCGAGGACCCGCTGGAGCGGATCCGTACCGGGGACTGGGTGCGCGTCGATGCCGACGCCGGGATCGTCGAAGTGACCCCGCGCCTATCGCGCAGTGACCCGCCCATACCGCAACAGCCCAACGGTCCGCAACGAACGCCGGCGCCGTCATAA
- a CDS encoding FAD-dependent oxidoreductase: protein MATGQRVRARLPFLHLKGSFMAHVIRTVRRTSAPTPQHLQADVCIAGAGISGISAALEAAALGKRVVLFDALPMLGGQAVGSIIGTFCGLFSNGPNRQLLTHGIADGILRDLGASGDLHQSIGPLTTVVYYDEVALGRWMGQKVLDAGITVVLGAVLRDVVREGTRVQEVELATRYGDVRVAANGFIDASGDAALVWNAGLACREPDTPIYGTQMFVLEHINEAHLPTRAQFTERVKEKARHYGIERDDGLFFQFPGRGTAAFNMTHIETPLDPIAASHVAIAGRQQVDQVINFLKAEYPQAYGKARVRAYALPGIRQTRWIVGQHHLTADEVRAATMFPDAVARTSWPVELHGNSTGYQWEPFGDDHVHSVPLRSMLPEGSDNLVVAGRCIDADAAALSSVRVMGPCIAMGAAAAHALDLAGPDGRLSDIPAQVLRERLAFNLE, encoded by the coding sequence GTGGCCACCGGCCAACGGGTTCGGGCTCGGCTGCCTTTTTTACACCTCAAAGGAAGTTTTATGGCTCATGTCATTCGCACGGTACGCCGTACCAGCGCCCCCACCCCTCAACACCTGCAGGCTGACGTGTGCATTGCCGGCGCGGGTATTTCCGGTATTTCCGCCGCCCTGGAGGCCGCCGCGCTCGGCAAGCGGGTCGTGCTGTTCGATGCCCTGCCCATGCTCGGCGGCCAGGCGGTCGGTTCGATCATCGGGACTTTTTGCGGATTGTTCTCCAACGGTCCGAACCGCCAGTTGCTGACCCATGGCATCGCCGACGGCATCCTTCGCGACCTGGGCGCCTCGGGCGATTTGCACCAATCCATCGGCCCCTTGACCACCGTGGTTTACTATGACGAGGTGGCCCTCGGTCGCTGGATGGGGCAAAAGGTGCTCGACGCTGGCATCACCGTGGTGCTCGGTGCGGTGTTGCGTGACGTGGTGCGCGAAGGCACGCGGGTCCAGGAAGTGGAGTTGGCCACCCGTTATGGCGACGTCCGCGTGGCGGCCAATGGCTTTATCGATGCCAGTGGCGATGCGGCACTGGTCTGGAACGCCGGGCTCGCCTGTCGCGAGCCGGATACGCCCATCTATGGCACCCAGATGTTCGTCCTCGAGCATATCAATGAAGCGCACCTGCCGACTCGCGCGCAATTCACCGAACGGGTCAAGGAAAAAGCCAGGCACTACGGCATCGAGCGCGACGACGGCTTGTTCTTCCAGTTCCCTGGACGCGGCACGGCGGCGTTCAACATGACGCACATCGAAACGCCCCTGGATCCGATCGCCGCGTCTCACGTCGCCATCGCCGGGCGCCAACAGGTGGACCAGGTGATCAACTTTCTCAAAGCGGAGTACCCCCAGGCCTACGGCAAGGCCAGGGTACGGGCGTATGCACTGCCAGGCATTCGCCAGACCCGCTGGATCGTCGGCCAACATCACCTGACCGCCGATGAAGTACGAGCCGCGACGATGTTCCCGGATGCGGTGGCGCGCACGTCCTGGCCGGTGGAATTGCACGGCAACAGCACCGGTTATCAGTGGGAGCCCTTTGGCGACGATCATGTCCACAGTGTGCCGCTGCGCAGCATGCTCCCCGAAGGCAGCGATAATCTGGTGGTCGCGGGCCGCTGCATCGACGCCGACGCGGCCGCGCTGTCGAGTGTGCGCGTGATGGGACCGTGTATCGCCATGGGGGCCGCCGCCGCCCACGCGCTGGATCTGGCTGGCCCGGACGGCCGCCTGAGTGATATACCCGCGCAAGTCTTGCGCGAACGGCTGGCCTTCAATCTGGAATAG
- a CDS encoding MFS transporter produces MSQSRTLDVAALIEARKLSRFNYVVILVSVLITFLDGFDLLVLSHTASYIADEVGLDKIQLGEIFSIGLLGMMLGGFFFGYLGDRIGRRPTILFSTCSFGLLTLLFVMADSYASLMVLRFFNGFALGAMLPLCWALNIEFVPKRYRSTVVTIIMVGFSLGSAMAGPLTVWLAPHIGWQGVFVFGGVVTLFAWVLLLFTLPESVRFLASKRKAPEKIAAILKRMDPNLDVRSTDQFVLLDEPDIGRQAFRVSQLFIGRLKWITPMIWLGYSASSMAMYFLASWSPLVYQYAGFDRATASWVSSLASFSGAMAGLAMMRFVDTRGPYMVMIYPLLALPFLLVLGITGMQGTAFLMLSLVGGVFVKGSHYGILSIAGVFYPSAIRANGAGWATSIAKIGSILGPLLGAYVLNSGLPVVKSFLVLAICPAMLAACAFVIGHLTRRPPAADPLPAPSQT; encoded by the coding sequence ATGTCACAGTCCCGTACCCTGGATGTCGCGGCGCTTATAGAGGCGCGCAAACTGTCACGGTTCAACTACGTGGTGATTCTGGTTTCGGTATTGATCACCTTCCTCGATGGCTTCGACTTGCTGGTGCTTTCCCATACCGCCTCCTACATCGCCGATGAGGTCGGTCTGGACAAGATCCAACTGGGCGAAATTTTCTCCATCGGCCTGCTGGGCATGATGCTGGGCGGGTTCTTCTTCGGCTACCTGGGTGATCGCATCGGACGGCGTCCCACCATTCTGTTCTCTACTTGCTCGTTCGGCCTGTTGACGTTGCTGTTTGTCATGGCCGACAGCTACGCATCGCTGATGGTCCTGCGTTTTTTCAACGGCTTCGCCCTGGGCGCCATGTTGCCGTTGTGCTGGGCCTTGAACATCGAGTTCGTCCCCAAGCGTTACCGCTCCACGGTGGTGACCATCATCATGGTCGGGTTCAGCCTCGGCAGCGCGATGGCCGGCCCGCTGACGGTGTGGCTGGCGCCGCATATCGGTTGGCAGGGCGTGTTCGTGTTCGGCGGCGTGGTCACGCTGTTCGCCTGGGTGCTGTTGTTGTTCACCCTGCCCGAATCGGTGCGTTTCCTGGCCAGCAAGCGTAAGGCTCCGGAGAAAATCGCTGCGATTCTCAAGCGCATGGACCCGAACCTGGACGTACGCAGCACTGACCAATTCGTCCTGTTGGACGAGCCGGACATCGGTCGCCAGGCATTTCGGGTCAGCCAGCTGTTCATCGGTCGCTTGAAATGGATCACGCCCATGATCTGGCTGGGCTACTCCGCCAGCTCCATGGCCATGTATTTCCTCGCTTCCTGGAGCCCGCTGGTCTACCAATACGCCGGATTTGATCGCGCGACAGCGTCGTGGGTCAGCTCGCTCGCATCGTTCAGCGGTGCGATGGCGGGCCTGGCGATGATGCGTTTCGTCGATACCCGTGGGCCGTACATGGTGATGATCTATCCGTTGCTGGCCTTGCCTTTCCTGCTGGTACTGGGCATCACCGGCATGCAAGGCACCGCGTTCCTGATGTTGAGCCTGGTCGGCGGCGTGTTCGTCAAAGGCTCTCACTATGGAATCCTCAGCATCGCCGGGGTGTTCTACCCCAGTGCCATTCGCGCCAATGGCGCCGGCTGGGCCACCTCCATCGCCAAGATCGGCTCGATCCTCGGCCCATTGCTCGGCGCCTATGTACTCAACAGCGGCCTTCCGGTGGTCAAGAGTTTCCTGGTCCTGGCGATCTGCCCGGCCATGCTGGCGGCCTGCGCCTTCGTCATCGGCCACCTGACTCGCCGCCCTCCTGCGGCAGACCCGTTGCCCGCCCCGTCTCAAACCTGA
- a CDS encoding OprD family porin: MNRNLLLATALTLCGPVTCAHADFIKDSSATLTTRNFYLNRDFRQSDAPQAKAEEWTQGFIAEFQSGYTDGTVGFGLDALGELGIKLDSGAGRRGSGLLPYGPDSHQPVDDYSELGLTAKMRLSKTQLKVGTLMPIHPLAYYSDTRLLPSTFTGAYLTSGELDNLTVTAARLTKANGRDSSSNDDVSYAGQSSDHLDLLGGDYTVGKQLTLRYHYGELQDIYRQQFAGLIHVLPLGEGVSLRSDLRYVDSDDVGVGKAGRIDNRNFNGMFTLTVGAQRFSAAFQRLSGESVFPVIDTGTPYVANLVTYNSFTKANEKSWQLRYEYDFAALGVPGLTFMTRYVKGSDIHTRTVSDGSEWERDTDLAYVFQSGALEGLNVRWRNLTFRSGNGLTQRLDENRLIVAYTWKLW; the protein is encoded by the coding sequence ATGAACAGGAACCTTCTCCTTGCCACCGCCCTGACGCTCTGTGGCCCAGTCACCTGCGCCCATGCGGACTTCATCAAAGACAGCAGCGCGACCCTGACGACGCGCAACTTTTACTTGAATCGCGACTTCCGCCAGAGCGACGCGCCTCAGGCCAAGGCCGAGGAATGGACCCAAGGCTTTATCGCCGAATTTCAATCCGGCTACACCGACGGCACGGTGGGCTTCGGCCTCGATGCCCTGGGTGAACTGGGTATCAAGCTCGACTCCGGCGCGGGCCGTCGTGGCAGTGGGCTATTGCCTTATGGCCCCGACAGCCATCAACCGGTGGACGACTACAGCGAACTGGGGCTGACCGCAAAAATGCGCCTGTCCAAGACCCAGCTCAAGGTCGGCACGCTGATGCCGATTCATCCGCTGGCGTATTACAGCGATACCCGACTGCTGCCCTCCACCTTCACCGGTGCCTACCTGACGTCCGGCGAGCTCGACAACTTGACCGTCACCGCAGCCAGACTGACCAAAGCCAATGGCCGCGACTCATCCAGCAACGACGACGTCAGTTATGCCGGCCAAAGCAGCGATCACTTGGACCTGCTCGGCGGCGATTACACCGTCGGCAAGCAGTTGACCCTGCGTTACCACTACGGTGAGCTGCAAGACATCTACCGTCAGCAGTTCGCCGGCCTGATCCATGTATTGCCCTTGGGGGAAGGCGTGAGCCTGCGCTCCGACCTGCGCTACGTCGACAGCGACGATGTCGGTGTTGGAAAAGCCGGGAGGATCGATAACCGCAACTTCAACGGCATGTTCACCCTGACCGTCGGGGCCCAGCGCTTCTCTGCGGCGTTCCAGCGCCTGTCGGGCGAGAGCGTGTTTCCAGTCATCGATACCGGTACGCCCTATGTGGCGAACCTGGTCACCTACAACTCGTTCACCAAAGCCAACGAAAAGTCCTGGCAGTTGCGCTACGAATATGACTTCGCTGCGCTCGGCGTGCCCGGCCTGACGTTCATGACCCGTTACGTGAAAGGCAGCGATATCCATACGCGCACGGTCAGCGACGGCAGTGAGTGGGAGCGTGACACCGACCTGGCTTACGTCTTCCAAAGCGGTGCCTTGGAAGGCCTGAACGTGCGTTGGCGTAACCTCACCTTCCGCTCCGGGAATGGCCTGACCCAGCGACTCGATGAGAACCGCCTGATCGTGGCTTACACCTGGAAACTGTGGTGA
- a CDS encoding MFS transporter, whose translation MTSSRAIDVAALIEGRKLSGFNYLIICVSVLITFLDGFDLLMLSHTAAYMAEEIGLDKLQLGNIFSIGLFGMMLGGFFFGYLGDRIGRRPTIILSTSAFGVLTLLFTFADSYASLLVLRFLNGFALGAMLPLCWALNIEFVPKRYRASVITIIMVGFSLGGAAAGPLTVWLAPQYGWASVFVLGGIATLLSSVLLFFTLPESVRFLVSKQKQPQTVVGILKLLDPGIDVRAGDRYFLADEIDIGRQPFRVGQLFIGKLKWITPMIWIGFGASSMAMYFLASWSPLVYQYAGFDRATASWVSSFASFSGAMAGLVLMRVVDTRGPYAVMIYPLLSLPFLLALGIGDLQGNAFIALSMVGAIFVKGSHYGITSIAGIFYPSAIRGNGAGWAASMGKFGSVCGPLLGAHVLNSGMPVVKSFAVLALCPAVLAVCAYTVARIDRRSSMKAEASSCTT comes from the coding sequence ATGACGTCGTCACGCGCCATTGATGTCGCCGCCCTGATCGAGGGGCGCAAGCTGTCGGGCTTCAACTATCTGATCATCTGCGTGTCGGTGTTGATAACCTTCCTCGATGGTTTCGACTTGTTGATGCTGTCCCATACCGCCGCCTATATGGCCGAGGAAATCGGCCTGGACAAACTGCAACTGGGCAACATTTTTTCCATCGGATTGTTCGGCATGATGCTGGGCGGGTTCTTTTTCGGTTATCTCGGCGACCGGATCGGCCGCCGTCCGACCATCATTCTGTCCACCAGCGCCTTTGGTGTGCTGACGCTGCTGTTCACCTTTGCCGACAGCTACGCCTCGCTGCTGGTACTGCGTTTCCTCAACGGTTTTGCCTTGGGTGCCATGCTGCCGCTGTGCTGGGCACTGAATATCGAATTCGTGCCCAAGCGCTACCGTGCCAGCGTGATCACTATCATCATGGTCGGCTTCAGCCTGGGGGGCGCGGCAGCCGGTCCACTGACCGTATGGCTCGCCCCGCAGTACGGCTGGGCCAGTGTGTTCGTGCTGGGCGGCATCGCCACGCTGCTCTCCAGCGTCCTGTTGTTTTTCACCCTGCCGGAGTCGGTACGGTTCCTGGTGAGCAAACAGAAACAACCGCAAACCGTGGTGGGCATCCTCAAGCTCCTGGATCCCGGCATCGATGTGCGCGCCGGGGACCGCTATTTTCTCGCCGATGAAATCGACATTGGCCGCCAGCCATTTCGGGTCGGGCAACTGTTCATCGGCAAACTGAAATGGATCACGCCCATGATCTGGATCGGCTTTGGCGCAAGCTCCATGGCCATGTATTTCCTCGCGTCATGGAGCCCTCTGGTGTATCAGTATGCGGGCTTCGACCGGGCTACTGCGTCCTGGGTAAGCTCCTTCGCGTCCTTCAGCGGCGCCATGGCCGGGCTGGTGCTGATGCGAGTGGTCGACACCCGGGGGCCCTATGCGGTGATGATCTACCCCCTGCTCTCATTACCCTTCCTGCTGGCGCTGGGCATTGGCGACCTGCAGGGTAACGCCTTCATTGCGCTGAGCATGGTCGGCGCCATTTTCGTCAAGGGCAGTCACTACGGCATCACCAGCATCGCCGGGATTTTCTACCCCAGTGCCATTCGCGGCAACGGCGCCGGATGGGCAGCCTCCATGGGCAAGTTTGGCTCGGTATGCGGGCCGCTGCTCGGTGCTCATGTGCTCAACAGCGGCATGCCTGTCGTGAAGAGCTTCGCGGTATTGGCTCTGTGTCCGGCGGTGCTTGCCGTGTGCGCCTACACCGTGGCGCGCATCGATAGGCGCTCGTCCATGAAAGCCGAGGCAAGCTCCTGCACAACCTAG
- a CDS encoding polyamine ABC transporter substrate-binding protein yields the protein MLKSIVPLLLIASTAQAADTVRIYNWSSYIAPDTLQNFTSHTGHPTQYDVYDSNEVLDAKLMAGRSGYDVVFPSNHFMARQIKAGALKPLDRSKLPNWQSLNPTLMKVLEANDPGNRYGFPYLWGSTGIGYNVAKVKAVLGDVPIDSWDIVFKPENMKKLARCGVAMLDNGPEILPIALNYLGLAHHSKDKADYEKAQALLLKVRPYVNYFHNSKYTSDLATGDVCLVVGFSGDVMQAAARANEAGNGQQIAYAIPKEGSPMWFDMVAMPADAPNEAAGYAFLNYLLDPHVMADISNHVHYANGNAAAEGMVDKAILNDPMVYPPESVMKKLFVLEAMPLETDRLRTRVWSRVKNGQ from the coding sequence ATGTTGAAGTCGATCGTTCCGCTACTGTTGATCGCGTCCACCGCTCAGGCGGCAGACACCGTCAGGATCTACAACTGGAGCAGTTACATTGCCCCAGATACCCTGCAAAACTTTACCAGCCATACCGGGCACCCGACTCAGTATGATGTGTACGACAGCAACGAGGTCCTCGACGCCAAACTGATGGCCGGCCGTTCCGGGTATGACGTGGTGTTTCCCTCCAACCACTTCATGGCCCGGCAGATCAAGGCCGGTGCGCTGAAACCGCTGGACCGCAGCAAACTGCCGAACTGGCAGAGCCTCAACCCGACGCTGATGAAGGTTCTGGAGGCCAACGATCCGGGCAACCGATACGGTTTTCCCTACCTATGGGGCAGCACCGGCATCGGCTACAACGTGGCCAAGGTCAAGGCAGTCCTGGGCGATGTACCGATAGACTCATGGGACATCGTGTTCAAGCCGGAGAACATGAAAAAACTCGCCCGATGCGGCGTAGCCATGCTCGACAACGGCCCCGAGATCCTTCCCATCGCCTTGAACTACCTGGGGCTTGCGCATCACAGCAAGGACAAGGCCGACTACGAGAAGGCCCAGGCCCTGCTACTCAAAGTGCGGCCCTATGTGAATTACTTCCACAACTCCAAGTACACAAGCGATCTTGCAACGGGTGACGTATGCCTGGTCGTGGGGTTTTCTGGCGACGTGATGCAGGCAGCCGCCAGAGCCAATGAGGCCGGCAATGGCCAGCAGATTGCTTACGCCATCCCCAAGGAAGGCTCACCGATGTGGTTCGACATGGTCGCCATGCCCGCCGATGCTCCGAATGAAGCGGCCGGTTACGCGTTTCTGAACTACCTGCTGGACCCCCACGTCATGGCTGACATCAGCAACCACGTGCACTATGCCAACGGCAACGCTGCCGCTGAGGGCATGGTCGACAAGGCCATTCTCAACGACCCAATGGTGTACCCGCCTGAAAGCGTGATGAAGAAACTCTTCGTGCTGGAAGCGATGCCGCTGGAGACCGACCGGCTGCGCACGCGTGTTTGGAGTCGGGTTAAAAACGGACAATAA
- a CDS encoding cupin domain-containing protein, producing MKIDHFRDTPRLSLVESGAVGIPLGEPVSQVATTSVERDDGVEAGVWECTPGRWRRQIVQQEFCHFIQGRCTFTPDGGEILHIQAGDALMLPANTTGVWDIQETVRKSYVLIF from the coding sequence ATGAAGATCGATCATTTTCGCGACACCCCACGCTTGTCTCTCGTGGAATCGGGCGCTGTCGGTATACCGCTGGGTGAGCCGGTTTCACAGGTTGCCACGACAAGCGTTGAGCGCGATGACGGCGTCGAAGCCGGGGTGTGGGAATGCACCCCCGGCCGCTGGCGGCGCCAGATCGTGCAACAGGAGTTCTGCCATTTCATCCAGGGGCGCTGCACCTTCACCCCGGATGGCGGTGAGATCCTTCATATCCAGGCCGGCGACGCATTGATGTTGCCTGCGAACACCACGGGAGTCTGGGATATACAAGAAACCGTTCGCAAAAGCTACGTGCTGATTTTCTGA